The Streptomyces nigra genome includes the window ACGCCAGCTCGACCGACGCGGCACCGGCCGCCGCGGTACGCGTCTGCGCCCCGAACCGGCAGGCCTGACGGCGCCGCAGACCGTCGTACACGTCGATCTGCCAGGTCTCGGCGGCGTGTTCGGCCGGCAGCTTCACCGTCGCCTCGACGGTCGGCCGCTGTCCGGTGTCCGCAGGGAACGACCAGTACAGGTAGTCACCCGTGGAGGCGTTCGCCGTGGCCGTCTGCCCCTGCTCGATCTCGGTCGCCGTACGGAACGAGGTGCCCGCCCGCGTCGGCGCGTCCGTGTCCTCCGAGGCGCCCGGCGACGGCGAGGAGTCCGCCGCCGCGGGCCCCGCCGCCAGTCCCAGGGTCAGCAGGGCGGCGCCCAGCACACGTGTCATCCGCATCAGTTGCTCCTCCAGACCGCGACGCGCCAGCGTGACAGCCAGCCCCAGACGAGACCGGCGAGGAAGCCGGCCAGGATCAGCGCGCCCAGCAGCCACCAGCCGCGCCCGAGGCCGAAGGAGGCCACGTCACGGGCCGGCGACGGCCCGTCCACCACGTCGACCGTCAGCTCCAGCGGCAGCCCCGGCGTGGTCTTCACACCGGAGCCCGCCGAGAAGGAGTGCGTCACCTGGAGGCACACGGCCTCCGCCGGGGCGTTCTCCTCGTCGTCGTCCGCCTCCGCCTTCGGATAGCGCAGACCCGCCGACACGACGTCCGTACGGCCGGTGCCGGCCGCCTCACCGCGCACTATCTCCCGGCCCGAGGTGGTCACGGCCCGCACCAGCACGCCGTACGACGGGTTCACCGCCCGGTCGGCCGCCACACTCACCGACGCCCGCAGCTCCTGGCCGGGGCGCACGTCGACCCGGTACCAGCGCTGCTGCCCGAACTCCTCGCGGTCCGTGTAGAGACCGGACTTCAGCGCCGGCGCCTTCTCGCAGCGGTCCGCGCCGTCGGTCGCGACCGGGGTCACCACCGGATCGGCCGCCCGGTCCACCAACTGGTTCACCTTGTCGGTGAGTTCCTCGGTGTGCTCGACCGAGGTGAAGGTGCCGCCGGTCGCCTCCGCGATACAGCTCAGCTGCTGCCGCAGCTTGGTGTTCGGCACCAGGCCGAGCGTGTCGATGGTCAGGCCGATGCCCTTCGCGGCGATCTCCCGGGCCACCTCGCACGGGTCGAGCGGCGCGCAGGTGTCCTCGCCGTCGCTGATGAGCACGATGCGCTTGGAGCCCTCACCGCCGTCGAGATCCTCGGCGGCCTTCAGCAGCGCCGGGCCGATCGGGGTCCAGCCGGTCGGCGTCAGCGTGGCCACCGCGGCCTTGGCCTCGGTGCGGTCCAGCGGGCCGACCGGATAGAGCTGCGCGGTGTCCTTGCAGCCCGTCCTGCGGTCGTCGCCCGGGTAGTCGGCGCCCAGGGTGCGGATGCCGAGCCGCACCTCCTCGGGCGTCGCGTCCAGCACCTCGTTGAACGCCTGTTTCGCCGCGGCCATCCGCGACTGGCCGTCGATGTCCCGGGCCCGCATGGAGCCGCTCACGTCGAGGACGAGATCGACCTTGGGCGCCGTCGCGCTCACCTCGTCGGCGACCGCCCCGGCCGGGAAGGCCACCCCGGCCGCGAGCAGGGCGAGCAGGGCGCAGGCCCCGGCCGCCAGCCGTGTTCGTATGATCATCGGCGGATCCTAGTGACCCTGGGGTGCCCGCTCCAAAACGGGGTCAGAACGCGTCCGCGCGCAACGGGTTGGGCAGCAGCGTCCACTGATCACCGGACACGCCGGGCGACAGCCGCATCAGGGTGAGCGCCTTCGTCGGCAGCTCCTCCTCGCGCAGGGCGGCCAGGTCCGCGGTCGCCGGCAGGTCCGGCACGGCCGCCGCGAGGGCCGCGCGCAGCGCCGTCCCGGAGCCCGCGGTGCCCGCCAGCGCCCCGGCCACCAGGGAGCCGAACAGCTTGCGGCGCAGGGCCGTCACGTCGTCCGTGACGATCCGTCCGGTCAGCTCCGGCACCGGGACACCGTGCCGCGCCAGCCGGGCCGGGCTGATCCGGATGTCGGCGAGATCGCGGTACACCAGCCGCACCGGCGACCCGTCGGGCGCCAGCACCACCAGCAGGTTCTGGCCGTGCGCCTCCAGGGCCACGCCCATCTCCAGCAGCCGCAGCCCCGCCGTCAGCGCCAGTCGCGTGAACGCCGCCAGCCACGCGCCCGAGGCGGGAAGTCCGGTACCGGGCAGCGCCGCCACCGGCACCACCCGCTCCCCGGCCCCCGCGTACACCCCGGGCGGCTCCCGCAGCACCGCCGCCAGCTCCGCCGAACCGGCCGTCACGGCGCCCAGCGTCCGCGTGAACTGCGTCAGCCCGTCCAGCCGTTCCCCGAGATCCCCCGCGAACAGCGACAGCGTGTCCGACATCCCCACCGAGTACACCGA containing:
- a CDS encoding VWA domain-containing protein; the protein is MIIRTRLAAGACALLALLAAGVAFPAGAVADEVSATAPKVDLVLDVSGSMRARDIDGQSRMAAAKQAFNEVLDATPEEVRLGIRTLGADYPGDDRRTGCKDTAQLYPVGPLDRTEAKAAVATLTPTGWTPIGPALLKAAEDLDGGEGSKRIVLISDGEDTCAPLDPCEVAREIAAKGIGLTIDTLGLVPNTKLRQQLSCIAEATGGTFTSVEHTEELTDKVNQLVDRAADPVVTPVATDGADRCEKAPALKSGLYTDREEFGQQRWYRVDVRPGQELRASVSVAADRAVNPSYGVLVRAVTTSGREIVRGEAAGTGRTDVVSAGLRYPKAEADDDEENAPAEAVCLQVTHSFSAGSGVKTTPGLPLELTVDVVDGPSPARDVASFGLGRGWWLLGALILAGFLAGLVWGWLSRWRVAVWRSN